The following coding sequences lie in one Myxococcus xanthus genomic window:
- a CDS encoding M16 family metallopeptidase — MKTRALMSLTALLGLAGCATTPKPPPDENAPPPAVPAQAAAPEPAPRPARPEAVPATPLRQPKPMEQVVLARPDSPIVSFRLVFHTGSVDDPKGKEGLTALTAQLMAEGGTQKLTASQLLEALYPMAAELDVFVDKEFTTFSGRVHKDFLTRFQDIFTDVLLAPRLDAAELERLRANAISDVENGLRSANDEALGKVALDALLYQGHPYAHFTGGTVQGLKAITLDDVKAHAQHVFTQDRLVIGLAGAVDDALAQALSSRLSALPAKGAPRVELPAVPTTAGRTVIIQKPTLSTAVSMGFVSTIRRGDPDFFPVAFAMSNLGEHRQSIGVLFTELREKRGLNYGDYAYAEHFIESPGTTYNRTNIARTQQDLSLWIRPVVPTNGVFATRGAVFFLDQMVKEGIPQERFELMRGFLQGYTRLWEQTDQRRLGYAIDGLFYGTPDFLEQYRQAMSKMTPQSVQEALRRRVQPEALNFAFVTEDAEGLAQALRSGAPSPITYASPKPEELLTQDQSISSSKLPLRPEAIQVIPAQQFMEK; from the coding sequence ATGAAGACCCGAGCGCTCATGTCCCTCACCGCCCTGCTGGGGCTCGCCGGCTGCGCCACCACGCCGAAGCCGCCTCCCGACGAGAACGCGCCGCCGCCCGCGGTGCCCGCCCAGGCGGCGGCGCCCGAGCCCGCTCCGCGGCCCGCGCGCCCGGAGGCCGTGCCCGCGACGCCGCTGCGCCAGCCCAAGCCCATGGAGCAGGTCGTCCTGGCGCGTCCGGACTCGCCCATCGTCTCGTTCCGGCTCGTGTTCCACACCGGCTCCGTGGACGACCCGAAGGGCAAGGAGGGCCTCACCGCCCTCACCGCGCAGCTCATGGCGGAGGGCGGCACGCAGAAGCTCACCGCCTCGCAACTGCTCGAGGCCCTGTACCCCATGGCCGCGGAGCTGGACGTCTTCGTGGACAAGGAGTTCACGACGTTCTCCGGCCGCGTCCACAAGGACTTCCTGACGCGCTTCCAGGACATCTTCACCGACGTGCTCCTGGCCCCACGCCTGGACGCCGCCGAGCTGGAGCGCCTGCGCGCCAACGCCATCAGCGACGTGGAGAACGGCCTGCGCAGCGCCAATGACGAGGCGCTGGGCAAGGTCGCGCTGGACGCCCTGCTCTACCAGGGTCACCCCTACGCGCACTTCACCGGCGGCACCGTGCAGGGGTTGAAGGCGATTACGCTGGACGACGTGAAGGCCCACGCCCAGCACGTCTTCACGCAGGACCGGCTCGTCATCGGCCTGGCGGGCGCGGTGGATGACGCGCTGGCGCAGGCGCTCAGCTCGCGCCTGTCCGCGCTGCCCGCGAAGGGGGCTCCGCGCGTAGAGCTGCCCGCCGTGCCGACGACGGCCGGCCGCACCGTCATCATCCAGAAGCCCACGCTCTCCACCGCCGTCAGCATGGGCTTCGTCAGCACCATCCGCCGCGGCGACCCGGACTTCTTCCCGGTGGCCTTCGCCATGTCCAACCTGGGCGAGCACCGCCAGTCCATTGGCGTGCTCTTCACCGAGCTGCGCGAGAAGCGCGGCCTCAACTACGGCGACTACGCCTACGCCGAGCACTTCATCGAGTCGCCCGGCACCACGTACAACCGCACCAACATCGCGCGCACCCAGCAGGACCTGTCCCTGTGGATTCGCCCCGTGGTGCCCACCAACGGCGTGTTCGCCACGCGCGGCGCGGTGTTCTTCCTGGACCAGATGGTGAAGGAGGGAATCCCCCAGGAGCGATTCGAGCTGATGCGCGGCTTCCTCCAGGGCTACACCCGCCTGTGGGAGCAGACGGACCAGCGCCGGCTGGGCTACGCCATTGACGGGCTCTTCTACGGCACGCCCGACTTCCTGGAGCAGTACCGCCAGGCCATGTCGAAGATGACGCCGCAGTCCGTCCAGGAGGCGCTGCGCCGCCGCGTGCAGCCCGAGGCCCTCAACTTCGCCTTCGTCACCGAGGACGCGGAGGGGCTCGCCCAGGCGCTGCGCTCCGGTGCGCCATCGCCCATCACCTACGCGTCACCCAAGCCCGAGGAGCTGCTGACGCAGGACCAGAGCATCTCCTCGTCCAAGCTGCCCCTGCGCCCGGAGGCCATTCAGGTCATCCCCGCGCAGCAGTTCATGGAGAAATAA
- a CDS encoding M16 family metallopeptidase, with product MRRLLPLLLLLLGTALPAAAAPAPASNAFPYTLHTDTLPNGLTVVRVPYPSRGIIAYVTVVRVGSRNEVEPGRTGFAHFFEHMMFKGTKTHPEGDRERILGNFGYDDNAFTTDDITLYYSYGPTAGLPQLIEIEADRFRNLEYSEPSFQTEALAVLGEYHKNAAAPFLKMEEELNAAAFTRHTYQHTTMGFYKDIQAMPQAYDYSRTFFERWYTPDNTLLFIIGDFDDAKVMELVRQHYGPWDRKAAQVSVPAEPPQKGPRTAHIDWPQPTQPRQVIAWRTPGAGTSPADAAIQTLLVDYLAGPTSPAYKTLVLDKQLVESIGSDYSEHRDPHLFTLTATLKDERHRDTVRKTLLQEVSRLAAGRVDAARLKAIQDHARYGALMALETPRDVGIQLGWYAGVTGSPDGFQRHLQSLPKVTPAQLSDFTKRYLTANKLILLSLTPKTDAQGGTK from the coding sequence ATGAGACGACTGCTCCCCCTCCTTCTGCTCCTGCTGGGCACCGCCCTGCCGGCCGCCGCCGCGCCCGCCCCGGCGTCGAACGCGTTCCCGTACACCCTCCACACGGACACCCTGCCCAACGGCCTCACCGTGGTCCGCGTGCCCTACCCGTCGCGCGGCATCATCGCTTACGTCACCGTGGTCCGCGTGGGCTCGCGCAACGAGGTGGAACCCGGCCGCACCGGCTTCGCCCACTTCTTCGAGCACATGATGTTCAAGGGCACGAAGACGCACCCGGAAGGCGACCGCGAGCGCATCCTCGGGAACTTCGGCTACGACGACAACGCCTTCACCACCGACGACATCACCCTCTACTACTCCTACGGCCCCACCGCCGGCCTGCCCCAGCTCATCGAAATCGAGGCGGACCGCTTCCGGAACCTGGAGTACAGCGAGCCGTCCTTCCAGACGGAGGCGCTCGCCGTGCTCGGCGAGTACCACAAGAACGCCGCCGCCCCCTTCCTCAAGATGGAGGAGGAGCTCAACGCCGCGGCCTTCACCCGCCACACGTACCAACACACCACCATGGGCTTCTACAAGGACATCCAGGCGATGCCCCAGGCCTATGACTACAGCCGCACCTTCTTCGAGCGCTGGTACACGCCCGACAACACCCTGCTCTTCATCATCGGCGACTTCGACGACGCCAAGGTCATGGAGCTCGTGCGTCAGCACTACGGCCCCTGGGACCGCAAGGCCGCCCAGGTCTCCGTCCCTGCCGAGCCGCCCCAGAAGGGGCCTCGCACCGCCCACATCGACTGGCCTCAGCCCACGCAGCCTCGGCAGGTGATTGCGTGGCGCACGCCCGGCGCCGGAACCAGCCCGGCCGACGCCGCCATCCAGACGCTCCTCGTGGACTACCTGGCCGGCCCCACCAGCCCCGCCTACAAGACGCTGGTCCTGGACAAGCAGCTCGTGGAGTCCATTGGCAGCGACTACTCCGAGCACCGCGACCCGCACCTCTTCACCCTCACCGCCACCCTCAAGGACGAGCGCCACCGCGACACCGTCCGCAAGACGCTGCTCCAGGAGGTCAGCCGGCTCGCCGCTGGCCGCGTGGACGCCGCGCGGCTCAAGGCCATCCAGGACCACGCCCGCTACGGCGCGCTCATGGCCCTGGAGACGCCTCGGGACGTGGGCATCCAGCTCGGCTGGTACGCCGGCGTCACGGGCTCGCCCGACGGCTTCCAGCGCCACCTGCAGAGCCTGCCCAAGGTGACGCCCGCGCAGCTCTCCGACTTCACCAAGCGCTACCTCACCGCCAACAAACTCATCCTGCTCAGCCTCACCCCCAAGACGGACGCCCAGGGAGGGACGAAGTGA
- a CDS encoding tyrosine-type recombinase/integrase, with amino-acid sequence MSVRLRKWKTKEGKVQEAWWVDVKYQHPDGRVERIRKASPLNTRRGAEEYERQVRHALLTGTFGKEKQSEPDRILTLGEFVPRFLTYSENNDKHSTVVTKQQHQEDHIIPFFGEMALDAIGPSQIEDFKAAMKKKPSAARSRKAAPTKAAIRKRKDVTPNPLSKKFINNVLSSLSKLLAVAVEQKVIREAPYVKPFGKLPKPDFDFLTFEEAERLIDAAEPEWRPLILVAIKTGLREGELIGLQWNDLDLQRRKLQVRRTVWRGVEDLPKGGRERTVDVPTSVVETLKAHRHLRGRHVFCQEDGQPLTEGKMKAPLRRALRAAGITREVGQVGWHDLRHTYASHLAMRGIPMKVIQELLGHADLSTTNRYAHLAPGARESAVQQLDQPAPQLQAEPTRDAAGAH; translated from the coding sequence ATGAGCGTCAGGCTGCGGAAGTGGAAGACGAAGGAGGGAAAGGTGCAGGAGGCGTGGTGGGTAGACGTGAAGTACCAGCACCCCGACGGGCGTGTGGAGCGCATCCGCAAGGCGTCTCCACTCAACACCCGCCGTGGAGCTGAAGAGTACGAGCGTCAGGTTCGCCACGCACTGCTGACTGGAACCTTCGGAAAGGAGAAGCAAAGCGAGCCGGACCGAATCCTCACCCTCGGGGAGTTCGTCCCGCGCTTCCTCACCTACAGCGAGAACAACGACAAACACTCCACCGTCGTCACCAAACAGCAGCACCAGGAAGACCACATCATTCCGTTCTTCGGAGAAATGGCTCTGGACGCCATCGGCCCGTCGCAAATCGAGGACTTCAAAGCCGCCATGAAGAAGAAGCCCTCGGCTGCGCGCTCACGCAAGGCAGCCCCCACAAAGGCAGCCATCAGAAAGCGCAAGGACGTGACGCCCAATCCACTGAGCAAGAAGTTCATCAACAACGTCTTGTCATCGCTCAGCAAGCTCCTGGCCGTCGCGGTCGAGCAGAAGGTCATCCGGGAGGCTCCTTACGTGAAGCCCTTCGGGAAGTTGCCCAAGCCCGACTTCGACTTCCTCACCTTTGAGGAAGCCGAGCGGCTCATCGATGCAGCCGAACCGGAGTGGCGGCCATTGATTCTCGTGGCCATCAAGACAGGGCTGCGGGAGGGGGAGCTTATCGGGCTCCAGTGGAACGACCTGGACTTGCAGCGCCGCAAGCTCCAGGTTCGCCGCACCGTCTGGAGGGGCGTTGAGGACTTGCCCAAGGGCGGGCGCGAACGGACCGTGGACGTCCCGACTTCGGTGGTGGAAACGCTCAAGGCCCACCGCCACCTGCGAGGCCGCCATGTCTTCTGCCAAGAGGACGGACAGCCTCTCACCGAAGGGAAGATGAAGGCCCCCCTTCGTCGAGCCCTCCGGGCGGCAGGCATCACCCGCGAAGTGGGGCAAGTCGGCTGGCATGACCTACGGCACACCTACGCCAGCCACCTCGCCATGCGGGGCATTCCGATGAAGGTCATTCAGGAGCTACTGGGCCATGCGGACCTCAGCACCACGAATCGGTACGCCCACCTCGCGCCGGGGGCCCGGGAGAGTGCCGTGCAGCAGCTCGACCAACCAGCGCCCCAGCTCCAGGCCGAACCGACCAGAGACGCCGCAGGGGCACACTGA
- a CDS encoding helix-turn-helix domain-containing protein produces the protein MSHSTCRKAPVLAAVALPGAPDFLTVEEAAALLRVNRKTLYESIRLGQVPGIVRLGRVLRIRRSALVNWMPGNSGPALGEKKP, from the coding sequence ATGAGCCACAGCACTTGTCGCAAAGCCCCTGTGCTCGCAGCGGTGGCTCTCCCCGGGGCCCCCGACTTCCTCACCGTGGAAGAAGCCGCAGCACTCCTGCGCGTGAATCGGAAGACGCTCTATGAGTCCATCCGACTCGGGCAGGTGCCCGGCATCGTGCGGCTCGGAAGAGTCCTCCGCATCCGTCGAAGCGCATTGGTAAACTGGATGCCGGGTAACAGCGGTCCTGCGCTCGGAGAGAAGAAGCCATGA
- a CDS encoding DUF5906 domain-containing protein, whose product MTPNRPPENEAATDADREAARAEIASLPLVKVVPLERYLSRRPGGRSFSSDFLTQKAAEDYLILRQLLHPRDTWPRGASPLAVGPNVSQLCVGVMGLECRPNAPELLPREDDTYAVNTWEAPTLTPAPGDWADVRRVLLWLAEDEAGLDWLLNWIAFKVQNPGSKPGTAVLLQGPPGTGKNVLYRILAHVLGHANCVQIGEDDLAKPYNHHYATKLLVFANELLDNHKRGGALGDGLKATITDGEVFLESKGVARTPAVNRVALIAATNRSKPIELEESDRRWTVFHNRTKPAEYHHPDMGLSHRDFLESLHAPGTDDAFTPEFMRQVAAFAYEMSTRAVDMKRVRRPHTNASRDELQQLSEPVTEQFLRELSESPEPDRQLYNWATHVSNFASIWTTTMGPRVGKTQALTNDALFVAMVGFCKSTGQKHPPQKRTFLAALKAAGWVEQRDNKARGWLPPWHVNRSDAPSSHDAKVVPFPSPNSIPPSTSNAHPHFTRPRSLRDRLMGKPS is encoded by the coding sequence ATGACTCCGAACCGCCCTCCCGAAAATGAGGCCGCCACGGACGCCGACCGAGAAGCGGCTCGCGCGGAGATTGCGAGCCTTCCCCTGGTGAAGGTCGTCCCTCTGGAGCGCTACCTGTCGCGCCGACCGGGTGGCCGCTCCTTCAGCTCGGACTTCCTCACCCAGAAGGCCGCCGAGGACTACTTGATACTGCGCCAGCTTCTCCACCCACGCGACACGTGGCCGAGAGGTGCCAGCCCCTTGGCCGTAGGACCCAACGTGTCGCAGCTCTGCGTCGGAGTCATGGGGCTCGAATGCCGCCCCAACGCCCCCGAGCTGTTGCCTCGCGAGGACGATACGTATGCGGTCAACACGTGGGAGGCACCAACGCTCACCCCAGCGCCGGGGGACTGGGCCGACGTGCGACGCGTCCTTCTCTGGCTCGCGGAGGATGAAGCCGGGCTCGATTGGCTCCTGAACTGGATTGCGTTCAAGGTGCAGAACCCAGGCTCCAAGCCAGGAACCGCAGTCCTTCTCCAGGGCCCCCCGGGCACCGGAAAGAACGTGCTCTATCGCATCCTGGCGCACGTACTCGGCCACGCGAACTGCGTCCAGATTGGGGAAGACGACCTCGCCAAGCCCTATAACCACCACTACGCCACGAAGCTGTTGGTCTTCGCCAACGAGCTGCTCGACAACCACAAGCGCGGTGGGGCACTGGGCGACGGTCTCAAGGCGACCATCACCGATGGCGAGGTGTTCCTGGAGAGCAAGGGCGTTGCCCGTACTCCAGCGGTCAACCGCGTCGCGCTCATCGCGGCGACCAACCGATCCAAGCCCATCGAACTGGAGGAGAGCGACCGGCGATGGACGGTCTTCCACAACAGGACGAAGCCCGCCGAGTACCACCACCCGGACATGGGGCTGTCCCACCGCGATTTCTTGGAGTCGCTCCATGCTCCGGGCACGGATGACGCCTTCACCCCAGAGTTCATGCGGCAGGTGGCCGCCTTCGCCTACGAGATGAGTACCCGCGCGGTGGACATGAAGCGAGTCCGCAGACCGCACACGAACGCATCCCGCGATGAACTCCAGCAGCTCAGCGAGCCCGTAACGGAGCAATTCCTCCGTGAACTCAGCGAGAGCCCCGAGCCAGACCGACAGCTCTACAATTGGGCGACACACGTCTCCAACTTCGCCTCGATTTGGACCACGACCATGGGGCCCCGAGTCGGAAAAACTCAAGCGCTCACAAATGACGCCCTCTTCGTGGCCATGGTGGGGTTCTGCAAGTCCACCGGACAGAAGCACCCCCCACAGAAACGGACCTTCCTGGCCGCGTTGAAGGCAGCGGGCTGGGTTGAGCAACGCGACAACAAGGCGAGGGGCTGGCTTCCGCCATGGCACGTGAACAGGAGCGATGCCCCTTCGAGCCACGACGCGAAGGTCGTTCCGTTCCCCTCGCCGAACTCCATCCCACCATCAACCTCGAATGCCCATCCCCACTTTACGAGGCCGCGATCCCTGCGGGACCGATTGATGGGGAAACCTTCATGA
- a CDS encoding ArsR family transcriptional regulator, producing the protein MIEQVEQYRPRIVAALTDAGPQGRTVKELCGALGAGEQAIRRSLAVLVAAGVVREFSKYQPGVRGAVPRAYSLVGKGE; encoded by the coding sequence GTGATTGAACAGGTTGAGCAGTACCGCCCCCGCATCGTCGCAGCACTCACCGACGCAGGTCCCCAGGGGCGTACCGTGAAGGAGCTGTGCGGCGCGCTTGGAGCGGGAGAGCAGGCCATCCGGCGCAGTCTCGCGGTGCTCGTCGCCGCTGGCGTGGTGCGCGAGTTCTCCAAGTACCAGCCCGGCGTTCGCGGCGCAGTGCCTCGGGCCTACAGCCTTGTCGGGAAGGGCGAATGA
- a CDS encoding DUF2381 family protein codes for MFSSLARLVLPLVFLVGLTAAAQPQEPLRARELKRRRVALSAATSGKPVVLHVAPGYLTTLEFDSPVDREAVVLGDAGGQIALFEVNGRSIVLKPAMEQGPGRGVELTVPFADGAVPSRVAFSLVTHPAEVDAQVMVSRLPRTADAIQAELDEVRAACAAKDAELEALRARSVASGPAGLILAGLLDVSGVRAGWSEVASNEVGSRLFLEDTTSYRSSTWAALALRVRNTGSEPWTPVEARLSVAARGERINVLAVRMKEPRIEPGGTALVVVETGAPNWPEGAALRLELRDNDGGRRLLIPRLPF; via the coding sequence GTGTTCTCGTCACTGGCCCGGCTTGTCCTGCCCCTCGTGTTCCTGGTGGGCCTGACGGCTGCGGCACAGCCCCAGGAGCCCCTCCGCGCGCGGGAGCTGAAGCGGCGGCGGGTGGCGCTCTCGGCGGCCACGTCTGGCAAGCCTGTGGTGCTTCACGTTGCGCCGGGCTACCTCACGACCTTGGAGTTCGACTCCCCTGTGGACCGGGAGGCGGTGGTGCTCGGGGACGCTGGGGGGCAAATCGCGCTGTTCGAGGTCAATGGGCGCAGCATCGTGCTCAAGCCCGCGATGGAGCAGGGGCCCGGGCGAGGTGTGGAGCTGACTGTCCCATTCGCGGACGGCGCGGTCCCCTCCCGTGTCGCGTTCTCGCTCGTCACGCACCCTGCCGAGGTGGACGCGCAGGTGATGGTGTCGCGCCTGCCGCGAACGGCAGATGCGATTCAGGCTGAGTTGGACGAGGTGCGCGCGGCCTGTGCGGCCAAGGATGCCGAGTTGGAGGCGCTCCGTGCTCGTTCTGTGGCGAGCGGTCCGGCTGGGCTGATCCTCGCGGGGCTTCTCGACGTGTCCGGCGTCCGGGCAGGATGGAGCGAGGTGGCGAGCAACGAGGTTGGCAGTCGTCTCTTCCTCGAAGATACAACCTCCTACCGCTCAAGCACGTGGGCCGCGCTTGCTCTTCGGGTGCGCAACACCGGCTCGGAGCCCTGGACGCCTGTGGAGGCTCGGCTCTCCGTGGCTGCGAGAGGTGAACGCATCAACGTGCTCGCGGTGCGCATGAAGGAGCCTCGGATCGAACCGGGTGGGACAGCTCTCGTGGTGGTGGAGACTGGGGCGCCCAACTGGCCGGAAGGCGCGGCGCTCCGGTTGGAGCTGCGCGACAACGACGGGGGGCGGCGCCTTCTCATTCCTCGACTCCCGTTCTAG
- a CDS encoding serine/threonine protein kinase, which yields MLIGLSPAHLQPGQTVDGWRVVKPLGAGSFGAVYLVEKEGHHFAMKMAMHRASSGDAEQADARLLREMVCLSQVSGHPNVVEVHAHGRWQHPTQGWLYIILDYVEGYTLGEWVEKTHPTAHEVARVFGKLSGALAHLHSRGVFHRDLKLGNILVRATDGEPFILDFGVGDYTLAPELTDTPLPPGTRRYRSPEASRFLREHGDEQDARYEFKATDDVYALGVCLYDVLTNPQPVRETPRVLVGAQWPPPAPHALNPRVPVSLSAAAMHFIERHPEKRAPSAEVMRRELDALLHEEGEAWTATLHVPTPHLPLALEVAHNDVPQDEAQPSTPKRTPGRRVAGAVAILALVVASLVGYAALRPTAPTRQAQRLVEPPAPPPPTDAGAIEPVASSVPPTPPVSSPGVALPPPVPVEKESPPVKRAPARIPLPAESTARKPKALASRPSWPPSPWAGFLKTCAGATAAAALSIGCPGAQVRPEPGACPSEAREVMFRWEQKGGLRLSPGDSVLLTLDRRQPGFQGEAGTYADGPVTGVVLRSYLKGLPEGTRLSGYLWTSGEFLVGRYTEAELPDGRTVPVCFALGRRGYIEKWEESKPGATVVGRSNPAYPVERWP from the coding sequence ATGTTGATCGGGTTGAGTCCGGCACACCTGCAACCTGGGCAGACGGTGGACGGCTGGCGCGTCGTGAAGCCGCTGGGCGCGGGGAGCTTCGGCGCCGTCTACCTCGTGGAGAAAGAGGGCCACCACTTCGCGATGAAGATGGCCATGCACCGGGCCAGTAGTGGAGACGCTGAACAGGCCGACGCGCGTCTGCTGCGGGAGATGGTCTGTCTGTCCCAGGTGAGCGGCCATCCCAACGTCGTGGAAGTCCACGCCCACGGACGTTGGCAGCACCCGACCCAGGGGTGGCTCTACATCATCCTGGACTACGTGGAGGGCTACACGCTGGGGGAGTGGGTGGAGAAGACGCACCCCACGGCGCATGAAGTGGCCCGGGTGTTCGGCAAGCTTTCGGGCGCTCTCGCTCACCTGCATTCGCGTGGCGTCTTTCACCGCGACTTGAAGCTGGGGAACATCCTCGTGCGCGCCACGGATGGTGAGCCCTTCATCCTGGATTTCGGCGTGGGGGATTACACGCTGGCCCCGGAGCTGACGGACACGCCCTTGCCACCTGGCACTCGGCGCTATCGGTCCCCCGAAGCGTCGCGCTTCCTTCGTGAGCACGGTGATGAGCAGGACGCGCGTTACGAGTTCAAGGCGACCGACGACGTGTACGCGCTGGGAGTCTGCCTCTATGACGTGCTGACCAATCCCCAGCCTGTGCGCGAAACGCCCCGCGTCCTGGTGGGCGCCCAGTGGCCTCCCCCCGCGCCGCACGCACTGAATCCGCGCGTGCCCGTGTCCTTGAGCGCTGCGGCCATGCACTTCATCGAGCGCCACCCCGAGAAGCGCGCCCCTTCCGCCGAAGTCATGCGGCGCGAGTTGGACGCGCTGCTACACGAAGAAGGCGAGGCGTGGACGGCGACGTTGCATGTCCCCACGCCGCATCTTCCGCTTGCCCTGGAGGTGGCGCATAACGACGTGCCCCAGGACGAAGCGCAGCCCTCCACGCCGAAGCGGACCCCTGGGCGACGCGTGGCGGGCGCAGTGGCCATCCTGGCGCTCGTTGTGGCCTCGCTGGTGGGCTACGCGGCTCTACGCCCCACGGCCCCAACACGGCAGGCGCAGCGGCTTGTGGAGCCCCCCGCGCCGCCCCCGCCAACGGATGCTGGCGCCATTGAGCCGGTGGCTTCCTCCGTCCCTCCTACACCCCCTGTGTCGTCCCCTGGGGTAGCTTTGCCCCCTCCCGTGCCTGTCGAGAAAGAAAGCCCTCCCGTGAAGCGCGCTCCTGCCCGAATCCCTCTGCCCGCCGAGTCCACCGCCAGGAAGCCAAAGGCCCTGGCCTCCCGTCCGAGCTGGCCCCCCTCTCCGTGGGCTGGGTTCCTCAAGACGTGCGCGGGTGCGACCGCTGCCGCCGCGCTTTCCATTGGTTGCCCAGGTGCGCAGGTGCGTCCCGAGCCCGGCGCCTGCCCCTCAGAGGCACGTGAAGTCATGTTCAGGTGGGAGCAGAAAGGTGGCCTGCGCTTGAGTCCGGGAGATTCGGTGCTGCTCACGCTTGATAGGCGCCAGCCCGGCTTCCAGGGGGAAGCCGGTACTTATGCCGATGGTCCCGTGACCGGAGTGGTGTTGCGCAGCTACTTGAAAGGGCTACCGGAAGGAACCCGGCTGTCAGGCTACCTTTGGACGAGCGGAG